In Carcharodon carcharias isolate sCarCar2 chromosome 29 unlocalized genomic scaffold, sCarCar2.pri SUPER_29_unloc_3, whole genome shotgun sequence, the following proteins share a genomic window:
- the LOC121274099 gene encoding free fatty acid receptor 3-like: MVDHAPLDIFLLAVYCTTFILGAPSSAVALCIFFRELKRKPTPNVIYMINLCISGGLFVASLPVKMVATVWGEWALPMVFCAIYHVFHFSTNYACVLFLTALSIGRYLSIAFPIRYKMNKSPRYSCVVCFVFWHLVIAHLAFIFLVEATGSQDHLSQLDLLLPLRQKLVFFFFLAPLVLTSFANLGCFWELNRSQLPRREKRKALWVASNTLTTLVACFAPYNTSHLVGFALRENVNWQREALLPSMASAFLNPLVFFCSSSALQRSTTQCQAVHQQHQAELAAHLAQCDPTGEGTERRSHANIGPSSMRNIVSRDRM; this comes from the exons ATGGTGGACCATGCCCCACTTGACATCTTCTTGCTGGCTGTCTACTGCACCACCTTCATCCTGGGGGCACCCTCCAGCGCTGTGGCACTCTGCATAttcttcagggagctgaagcgcAAACCCACGCCCAATGTCATCTACATGATCAACCTCTGCATCTCCGGTGGGCTCTTTGTTGCTTCTCTGCCAGTCAAGATGGTGGCGACAGTGTGGGGTGAGTGGGCGCTGCCCATGGTCTTCTGTGCCATCTACCACGTCTTCCACTTCAGCACCAACTACGCCTGCGTCCTGTTCCTCACGGCACTCAGCATAGGCAGGTATCTGAGCATCGCCTTCCCCATCAGGTACAAGATGAACAAGAGTCCCCGCTACTCTTGTGTGGTCTGCTTCGTTTTCTGGCACCTTGTCATTGCTCACCTCGCCTTCATCTTCCTGGTGGAGGCGACTGGGTCACAGGATCACCTG TCCCAACTGGACTTGCTGCTGCCCCTCAGACAGAAGCTTGTATTCTTCTTCTTCCTGGCCCCCTTGGTGCTCACCTCCTTCGCCAACCTCGGCTGCTTCTGGGAGCTCAACAGGAGCCAACTCCCTCGGCGGGAGAAGCGTAAGGCCCTCTGGGTGGCCTCCAACACCTTGACCACCCTCGTGGCATGCTTCGCCCCCTACAACACTTCCCACCTGGTTGGCTTTGCCCTACGCGAGAATGTCAACTGGCAGAGGGAAGCCCTGCTGCCCAGTATGGCCAGCGCTTTCCTCAACCCACTGGTCTTCTTCTGCTCCTCCTCTGCTCTGCAGCGGAGCACCACCCAGTGCCAAGCAGTGCACCAACAGCATCAAGCAGAGCTTGCTGCGCATCTGGCACAGTGCGATCCCACAGGAGAAGGGACTGAACGGAGATCTCACGCAAACATCGGACCCAGTTCCATGCGGAACATCGTCTCTAGGGATCGGATGTGA